In the genome of Pseudomonas bubulae, one region contains:
- a CDS encoding lactate permease LctP family transporter has product MQTWQQLYSPLGSLGLSALAAVVPIVFFFLALAVFRLKGHVAGSITLALSILVAIFAFQMPVDMAFAAAGYGFAYGLWPIAWIIVAAVFLYKLTVKSGQFEIIRSSVLSITDDQRLQVLLIGFCFGAFLEGAAGFGAPVAITAALLVGLGFNPLYAAGLCLIANTAPVAFGALGIPIIVAGQVTGIDAFKIGAMAGRQLPLLSLFVPFWLVFMMDGLRGVRETWPAALVAGLSFAITQYYTSNYIGPELPDITSALASLVSLTLFLKVWQPKRTAGARIAGVSSDVIVTASAGGFGKPTNLMASPYSLMQILKAWSPFLILTVLVTIWTLKPFKEMFSAGGSMYGWVFNFAIPHLDQLVIKTAPIVNAPTAIAAVFKLDPISATGTAIFFSALISMLILKIDIKTGLTTLKETFYELRWPILSIGMVLAFAFVTNYSGMSSTMALVLAGTGAAFPFFSPFLGWLGVFLTGSDTSSNALFSSLQATTAHQIGVSDTLMVAANTSGGVTGKMISPQSIAVACAATGLVGKESDLFRFTLKHSLFFATIVGLITLAQAYWFTGMLVH; this is encoded by the coding sequence ATGCAAACCTGGCAACAGCTCTACAGCCCGCTCGGCAGCCTCGGCCTGTCCGCTCTCGCGGCCGTCGTCCCGATCGTATTCTTCTTCCTCGCCTTGGCCGTGTTCCGTCTCAAAGGTCACGTCGCCGGCAGCATCACCCTTGCCCTGTCGATTCTGGTGGCCATCTTTGCCTTCCAGATGCCTGTCGATATGGCCTTCGCAGCAGCGGGCTACGGATTTGCCTATGGCCTGTGGCCAATTGCCTGGATCATCGTTGCCGCGGTGTTCCTCTACAAACTGACCGTCAAAAGCGGCCAGTTCGAAATCATCCGCAGCTCCGTGCTGTCGATCACCGACGACCAGCGCCTGCAAGTACTGCTGATCGGCTTCTGCTTCGGTGCTTTCCTTGAGGGTGCAGCCGGTTTCGGTGCGCCGGTAGCGATTACAGCAGCACTGCTTGTAGGCCTGGGTTTTAACCCGCTGTACGCCGCTGGCCTGTGCCTGATCGCCAACACGGCCCCGGTCGCGTTTGGCGCCCTGGGCATCCCGATCATCGTGGCGGGTCAGGTCACCGGAATCGACGCGTTCAAGATCGGCGCCATGGCCGGTCGCCAGCTACCACTGCTGTCGCTGTTCGTGCCGTTCTGGCTGGTATTCATGATGGACGGCCTGCGCGGCGTGCGTGAAACCTGGCCCGCAGCCCTGGTGGCCGGTTTGAGCTTCGCCATCACCCAGTACTACACCTCCAACTACATTGGCCCGGAACTGCCGGACATCACCTCGGCCCTGGCCAGCCTGGTCAGCCTGACCCTGTTTCTGAAAGTCTGGCAGCCAAAACGTACCGCAGGTGCACGAATTGCTGGCGTTAGCTCTGACGTAATTGTTACCGCGAGCGCAGGTGGTTTCGGTAAACCGACCAACCTGATGGCTTCGCCTTACAGCCTGATGCAGATTCTGAAAGCCTGGTCACCGTTCCTGATCCTTACCGTGCTGGTCACCATCTGGACCCTCAAACCGTTCAAGGAGATGTTCTCTGCCGGTGGCTCGATGTACGGCTGGGTGTTCAACTTCGCGATCCCGCACCTTGACCAACTGGTGATCAAGACCGCCCCTATCGTCAACGCGCCAACCGCGATTGCCGCCGTGTTCAAACTTGATCCGATTTCGGCAACCGGCACGGCGATTTTCTTCTCGGCACTGATCTCGATGCTGATACTGAAGATCGACATCAAGACTGGTCTGACCACTTTAAAAGAAACCTTCTACGAACTTCGCTGGCCGATTCTTTCCATCGGTATGGTGCTGGCCTTCGCCTTCGTCACCAACTACTCGGGCATGTCCTCGACCATGGCCCTGGTACTGGCAGGTACTGGCGCCGCGTTCCCGTTCTTCTCGCCGTTCCTCGGCTGGCTGGGCGTGTTCCTGACCGGTTCAGACACCTCGTCCAACGCCCTGTTCAGCTCGTTGCAGGCCACCACCGCGCACCAGATCGGCGTGAGCGACACCCTGATGGTGGCTGCCAATACCAGTGGCGGCGTGACCGGCAAGATGATTTCCCCGCAATCGATCGCTGTCGCCTGTGCGGCGACCGGCCTGGTGGGCAAAGAATCGGACCTGTTCCGCTTCACCCTCAAGCACAGTCTGTTTTTCGCCACCATCGTCGGCCTGATCACCCTGGCCCAGGCCTACTGGTTCACCGGCATGCTGGTTCACTGA
- a CDS encoding (Fe-S)-binding protein, with amino-acid sequence MSELFYNAVPNATRVAPPLPVPRQYPAQKPRKVYLFGTCVVDLFFPEAGMDAIHLIEREGIDVDYPQGQSCCGQPAYTSGYTEQAREVARAQLALFAEDYPVVVPSGSCAGMLREHYEDLFKDEPDTLKKVHALAERTFELTEFLLFVCKVRFKDHGAPVKVALHTSCSARREMNTHLHGREMLAQLGNVERIDHSHESECCGFGGTFSVRMPDISGAMVADKTRSLIDTGAHQVLTADCGCLMNINGSLEKQKESLRGQHLASFLWQRTGGGQ; translated from the coding sequence ATGAGCGAGCTTTTTTACAACGCCGTGCCGAATGCGACCCGTGTCGCCCCGCCCTTGCCTGTACCCCGCCAATACCCCGCGCAAAAACCGCGCAAGGTCTACCTGTTCGGCACCTGCGTGGTCGATCTGTTCTTCCCCGAAGCCGGGATGGACGCCATCCACCTGATCGAGCGCGAAGGTATCGACGTCGATTATCCCCAAGGCCAGAGCTGCTGTGGTCAACCGGCCTACACCTCGGGTTACACCGAGCAGGCCCGGGAAGTGGCCCGTGCGCAACTGGCCCTGTTCGCCGAAGACTACCCGGTAGTCGTGCCTTCCGGCTCCTGCGCCGGCATGCTGCGCGAACACTATGAAGACCTGTTCAAGGATGAGCCCGACACCCTGAAAAAGGTTCACGCCCTGGCTGAACGCACCTTTGAACTCACCGAATTTTTGCTATTTGTGTGCAAGGTCCGCTTCAAGGACCACGGCGCCCCGGTCAAGGTCGCACTGCACACCTCCTGCTCGGCCCGCCGCGAAATGAACACCCACCTGCACGGCCGCGAAATGCTCGCGCAACTGGGCAATGTGGAGCGCATCGACCACAGCCACGAAAGTGAATGCTGCGGTTTTGGCGGGACCTTCAGCGTACGCATGCCGGATATTTCCGGCGCCATGGTCGCTGACAAAACCCGCTCCCTGATTGATACCGGCGCCCATCAAGTGCTCACCGCCGATTGCGGCTGCCTGATGAACATCAACGGCTCGCTGGAAAAACAGAAGGAATCACTGCGCGGCCAGCATCTGGCCAGTTTCCTGTGGCAGCGCACCGGAGGTGGCCAATGA
- a CDS encoding LutB/LldF family L-lactate oxidation iron-sulfur protein, whose amino-acid sequence MSASTLIPTVAVEEDFRERAHEALGDKQLRNNFRSAMDSLMTKRAVAFSDAHEREYLRALGNAIRARALSKLPDLLERLEANLTRNGVQVHWAETVDEANQIVMSIARRRAAKQVIKGKSMVSEEMEMNHVLGAQGIECLESDMGEYIVQLDNEKPSHIIMPAIHKNAGQVADLFHEKLGVEYTKDVDQLIQIGRRVLRQKFFEADIGVSGVNFAVAETGTLLLVENEGNGRMSTTVPPVHIAVTGIEKVVENLRDVVPLVSLLTRSALGQPITTYVNMISGPRKPGELDGPEEVHLVLLDNGRSQAFADSELRQTLNCIRCGACMNHCPVYTRIGGHAYGEVYPGPIGAIITPHMVGLNKVPDHPSASSLCGACGEVCPVKIPIPALLRRLREENVKAPDTVPRIMRGQGSKYSRKERLIWNMWAKLNSSPALYRTFLKAATRLRALTPRKVGPWTQNHSAPKPAARSLHDMAREHLAKKSGETR is encoded by the coding sequence ATGAGCGCCAGCACCCTGATCCCTACCGTCGCGGTCGAAGAAGACTTCCGCGAGCGCGCCCACGAAGCCCTGGGTGACAAGCAACTGCGAAACAACTTCCGCAGTGCAATGGATTCTCTGATGACCAAGCGCGCTGTTGCCTTCAGCGACGCCCATGAGCGCGAGTACTTGCGCGCTCTGGGCAACGCCATCCGCGCCCGCGCCCTGTCCAAGTTGCCTGACCTGCTGGAACGACTGGAAGCCAACCTGACCCGTAATGGCGTGCAGGTTCATTGGGCTGAAACCGTCGACGAAGCCAATCAAATCGTCATGTCCATCGCCCGCCGGCGCGCCGCCAAACAGGTGATCAAAGGCAAGTCGATGGTCAGCGAAGAGATGGAGATGAACCACGTACTCGGCGCCCAGGGCATTGAATGCCTTGAGTCCGACATGGGCGAATATATTGTTCAACTCGACAACGAAAAGCCCTCCCACATCATCATGCCCGCGATCCATAAGAACGCCGGGCAAGTGGCCGACCTGTTTCACGAAAAACTCGGCGTGGAATACACCAAAGACGTGGATCAACTGATCCAGATCGGCCGCCGCGTACTGCGCCAGAAATTCTTTGAAGCGGACATCGGCGTGTCTGGCGTCAACTTTGCCGTTGCTGAAACCGGCACCCTGCTGCTGGTGGAAAACGAAGGCAACGGGCGTATGTCGACCACGGTGCCGCCTGTGCATATTGCCGTTACCGGCATCGAAAAAGTGGTCGAGAACCTGCGCGACGTTGTACCGCTGGTGTCCCTGCTGACCCGCTCGGCCCTTGGCCAGCCCATCACCACCTACGTCAATATGATTTCCGGCCCACGCAAACCCGGCGAGCTGGACGGCCCTGAAGAAGTGCACCTGGTGCTGCTCGATAACGGTCGCAGCCAGGCGTTTGCCGACAGCGAATTGCGCCAGACACTGAACTGCATTCGCTGCGGTGCCTGCATGAACCACTGCCCGGTTTACACCCGCATTGGCGGTCATGCCTACGGTGAGGTGTATCCCGGCCCGATTGGCGCAATCATCACGCCACATATGGTGGGCTTGAACAAAGTCCCGGATCACCCGAGCGCCTCATCGCTGTGCGGTGCCTGTGGCGAAGTGTGCCCGGTAAAAATCCCGATCCCGGCCCTGCTGCGGCGCCTGCGTGAAGAAAACGTCAAAGCCCCCGATACCGTACCGCGCATCATGCGTGGTCAGGGCAGCAAGTATTCGCGTAAAGAGCGCCTGATCTGGAATATGTGGGCCAAGCTCAACAGCTCACCCGCGCTTTACCGCACCTTCCTGAAAGCCGCTACCCGTCTGCGCGCCCTGACGCCGAGAAAGGTAGGCCCGTGGACGCAAAACCACAGCGCGCCCAAACCCGCCGCCCGTTCGCTGCACGATATGGCCCGCGAGCATCTGGCGAAAAAGTCGGGAGAAACACGATGA
- a CDS encoding LUD domain-containing protein produces MSAKQNILNKLRKSLTGTTPVPDNFDEVLVTEPWTYTPEQRIPQLRKLMEAVHTEIHLSTEQGWPALLAQLVTDRQLPSLLIAPTTAHGQKVSEHWAQNPGLPALKAYDRPVEAWKAELFNDTPASLTTTLGAIAATGSLIMWPTPEEPRLMSLVPPVHFALLKASEIRDNFYQVQREMNWTAGMPTNALLVSGPSKTADIEQVLAYGAHGPKDLIVLILEDA; encoded by the coding sequence ATGAGCGCCAAGCAAAACATCCTCAATAAACTGCGTAAAAGCCTGACGGGCACCACACCGGTGCCTGACAATTTTGACGAAGTGCTGGTCACAGAGCCCTGGACCTACACCCCGGAGCAACGTATCCCGCAACTGCGCAAGCTGATGGAAGCGGTCCACACTGAAATCCACCTCAGTACCGAGCAAGGCTGGCCTGCATTGCTCGCGCAATTGGTCACCGACCGTCAGTTGCCAAGCCTGCTGATCGCACCGACTACAGCGCACGGGCAAAAGGTCAGCGAACACTGGGCACAAAACCCCGGGTTGCCAGCACTTAAAGCCTACGACCGGCCGGTAGAAGCGTGGAAAGCCGAACTGTTCAACGATACACCGGCCAGCCTCACCACCACCCTGGGGGCAATTGCTGCCACCGGCAGCCTGATCATGTGGCCAACCCCGGAAGAACCACGGCTGATGAGCCTGGTGCCGCCGGTGCATTTTGCCCTGCTTAAGGCCAGCGAAATCCGCGACAACTTTTATCAGGTGCAGCGTGAAATGAACTGGACCGCCGGCATGCCGACCAATGCGTTACTGGTGTCCGGCCCGTCGAAAACCGCTGATATCGAGCAAGTGCTGGCCTACGGCGCCCACGGTCCCAAAGACCTGATCGTGCTGATTCTGGAGGATGCATGA